One part of the Chryseobacterium mulctrae genome encodes these proteins:
- a CDS encoding GSCFA domain-containing protein, whose product MKFRTEVDIQSSQQKIEIEDKIFSIGSCFASEMSDLFQKGQLQTVNNPFGTIFNPFSINNSIKRLHDSEFYYEDDLIAYNDEYISLDHHTNFDTRYVHQTLDKINSKIEEGNRFLQESNWVIITYGTSFIYEFEPKKKLVANCHKIPQKFFEKRLLTYQELTDSIYDTIINLQDICPENVQILFSVSPVRHTKDGMIENQLSKSKLITAIHEVGSQFENCHYLPIYEILMDDLRDYRFYKDDLIHPNSQAVNYIFEKFGEAYFSDETKDFIKENFKINKALEHRTDDEKDPKFIEFKEKLNLRIEAQRQKVKHDIFKV is encoded by the coding sequence TGCTTCGGAAATGTCAGATTTGTTTCAGAAAGGTCAGCTTCAGACGGTAAATAATCCTTTTGGGACGATTTTTAATCCGTTTTCGATTAACAATTCAATAAAAAGGCTTCATGATTCAGAGTTTTACTACGAAGACGATTTAATTGCGTATAATGACGAATATATTTCTTTGGATCATCATACCAATTTTGATACAAGATACGTTCACCAGACTTTAGATAAAATCAATTCGAAAATAGAAGAGGGAAACCGTTTTCTGCAGGAATCCAATTGGGTGATTATTACTTACGGAACTTCGTTTATCTATGAATTTGAACCTAAAAAAAAGCTGGTTGCGAATTGTCACAAAATCCCACAAAAATTCTTTGAAAAAAGACTTTTAACTTATCAAGAACTCACAGATTCTATTTACGATACAATCATTAATCTTCAGGATATTTGTCCTGAAAATGTCCAAATTTTGTTTAGTGTTTCACCCGTTCGTCATACAAAAGACGGAATGATTGAAAACCAATTGAGCAAATCTAAGTTGATAACGGCGATTCATGAAGTGGGTTCACAATTTGAAAATTGCCATTATTTACCGATTTACGAAATCTTAATGGATGATTTGAGAGATTATCGGTTTTATAAAGATGATTTGATACATCCTAATTCACAGGCTGTTAATTATATTTTTGAGAAATTTGGTGAAGCTTATTTTTCTGATGAAACCAAAGATTTTATTAAAGAAAATTTTAAAATCAATAAAGCTTTGGAACATCGAACAGATGATGAAAAAGACCCGAAATTTATCGAGTTTAAAGAAAAACTGAATCTGAGAATTGAAGCTCAGAGACAAAAAGTAAAACACGATATATTCAAGGTTTAA